Within Triticum dicoccoides isolate Atlit2015 ecotype Zavitan chromosome 1B, WEW_v2.0, whole genome shotgun sequence, the genomic segment gagatctaatatccgaatcgccaagcttgccttccacgcaaaggagagtcccatacggacacgggacgaagtctcgaatcttgtatcttcatagtccaacagtccggccaaagtatatagtccggcagtccggataccccctaatctaggactccctcagtagcccctgaacctgacctgatggggCCAAGGAGTAGTTGGGAAAATGACTCCCTCACCCATGCCCTGTGGACCCACGACCCCTCGTACGTCGCGCTTCAGGCCACCCTACCCGCTAAATACCAATAGTAGACATGCGTCATTTGCCCAATAAATACCTCTGATCGAGAAGGAGCCGAATggtgaggaggtggtggcggcggagtgaGTGCAGAGGCTCGGATAGCAGGTCTGTCCTGGAAAACATTCTTTTTTTGCACGTATTGTCGGACTGATACTTTTGATCGGGCGCATGTAAAAATTAAGAACATCCATCATTTTTTGGTTGTAATCAGACGCTATGAAACCCGCACTTAAatttgttctcatattgctatgcattTTAAATAAAATCGACCTGACCTGGACTGACATTTAGAGGATGTGGATGGATGGCATACTCCCACATCCATGTCTTCCGACTGTTTTGGGAGACAAATAGTGTCTGTTTTGAGGGTCGACGTTGAAAATGCCCTAAAcgacattttttttgaaaaggaggtcaTCCCGGCCTCTGCATCGGAAAGATGCATACGAACACTTTATTAGAGCAAGTTCAACAAAACAAATAGTCTGGTCTGCAAAGTACGACTCATAGAAGGagcgaaagaaaaaaaaggaacaaCTCAAAGCCACAACCGGCCGGACGAAAGGACACTAAGGACCTATCCTATTATGcggccgccatccaaaccggttgaatataccccgtgctaccatctcccaccggttgCACCCAGTAGCCAGCTGCTTCCTGGATCCCATAGGAGTGAGTAATGACCACGCACGGATCCATGCCGTAGCCGTGAAGATAATCAGCAAGAAGTTAATATTTGAtagtctgttaaaaatcatatcattcctgcagTTTCATATAGCCCAAAGAAGTgcgcatattccaatccgaatacttGGCGCAATATGAGGAATCACTCCATTTAGCCACATCCCAAACAACGCGTCAATGCTAACAAGAGGAATAATATTAAAGGCTATATGGACAAACCTCCAAAGTAACTTTGTGAGAGGGCAATCAAAAAATAGGTGTTGGATTGTTTCATCGTGAACACAAAAGCAATATCGTGAACCGCCTATCCATCGCCGTTTTATTAAGTTATCTTTGGTAAGGCGATAGCCTCGACAAATTATACTTAGCTACATTGAAATGTGGTATTGTTTTAAACATATTGAATGTTCAAGTTTTGTATTTTCTTAAAGACCGCATCCTTCCTCACTAAAGTAGATGTAAAGGGGGGCCTGTTTAAGGCCTCGATTTAATAATttaataaaaattaaaaaaaatgatctATCAAGCTAACTAAATCTAACTAAAGTGGACTTGCGGGCACCATTTATTGCACCATTTACATCCCTAGCCTCAAGATAGAATTAGTTTGAGTCAACCATGTCCATCGAAAGGAAATGGGTCAACATGTCGTCGAAGAGGATGCTCTTAGTTTAGTGAAAAGTTTAAGGTTTTGCCTTTTCTTTGTTTTGAGATGAGAATCAGtttttggtgaaaccactagttgagAAGTACTCCTTGCGAAGATCACTCCAActttcccaggttgcgacaagtggtgtgctgcatgtgcgccacttgtcgcaacctgggagtttttttTTCGTAGATcggtttattcaaaacattttatctcaaaccgttttcactgttggattcctcgcctcgagatctttaaaactagatcccatgttgataggttttaacGAACTTTTTTTACAAAAACAGTCGAACGAAAAAACCAAACCGGGAGCACGTGTTTTtttctttccgaaagaggcacgcacgcgcctctcacgaaatcacaaccgtgtctCTCCTGGAAGCAAAacagtgactctcgcgaaaggaaaaaaacacgttttttttcgtttccgaggaggcacggccgtgactttcgcgaaagcacaaccgtgcctctcacggaagcaaaaccgtgactctcgtgaaagaaaaaaaaatagaaaacacgttttttcgttcccgagaggcacgaccgtgactctcgcgaagacacaaccgtacctctcgtggaagcaaaactgtgactctcgcgaaaaaattagaaaacacattttttttggtttccgagaggcacggccgtgactctcgcgaaagcacaaccgtgcctctcacgaaagcaaaaccgtgactctcgcgaaagggaaaaaacagaaaacgcattttttttccgttttcgagaggcactgccgtgactctcgcgaaaaaaaaacatgttttttgcgCCAAAAGAAATTTCGAATTTTTGTAttgaaaagctagggaagacccgtggaaaaccaaaacgtcgaaaaaaacccagaaaaaaaccgttaaaaaaaatccaaaaacgcgtatggaaaaataaaaaaataaaatccggaGGAACCGTCCAGAGCGTGACACATagtgaatggctgagagcgcgccaagtgacgctgttcgttgcgaggcttccgaaggagcgctcgttaattagttactCTTGGTTTTGGGTATCAGGTGAACAAATTTTACCAGGAGGAATTTCGAAACGAGGGACTGCAAACGATAGGCCCGGCCAGCGGTCCGGTTCCAGCGGCACCTCGGCCCGCGGCCCACCTACCACATCACACCACCCTACTCGGCGGTGGCACCGGAGCACGCCGCAATCCCCGAGCTTCGCTGGGGCTGGGAGGGGAGCCTTCCCGTCGCTTGACGCGTTTCTCGATCGTTCCCCGTGGCGGCGGGCTGCGCACGCCGTACCGATCATTTCGCTGGTCTCTCCCGCCGCGGGTCGCCgaagagggggggaggaggaggaggatgcccgTGGAAGGCGCCGTCGGGATCAAGGGCGAGGAGATGGAGCAGGCCTCAGCGACAACTCCTACCACCAGGTACAGAATGCCCCGCGGCATTTCCTTTGCTGGGTTCGTCCAATTTCGACATCTCCGTCCGGAACCCACCCCGTAGTTCCTTTTTAGCTTCGAATGAGGGTTTCTCGTGCTGGGGTTTTTGCGAGCTGTAGTTTGCGGCGTCGATTGCTTCAGGCATTTGGGGATTTTGGGCGGTGGAGATGAACCGTGGAGCAACCGAGCGTCGTGTGTTGAACTCTGGTCGATTTCAGGCAGACAATGTTGGCTGATACCGTGCGAATTCTGTTTAAGATGTGGCTAGAGTACTGAATTTTGTCTGAGAATGTCAACATGTTCCTCACTAAAAATATTGGGGCTATTTTTATACATGCAAAATTGAACAGCTTTGTCGTGAAAATTTGGGGAAATGGAACTAGTTGTACCTGTAGTATTCAAATGATTCCAGCAGTAGGGCAAACGGTATTCATGTTTGGAACTTGTAAGTTCTGGGAAGTCTGACAGGATATCTTGTCCTGATAGATTTCTGAAAGTTGTTTGCATTCTTACTGAATTTGTAGCTTAACAGAGCAGATAAATGCAGAGCAAGTCCTTCTTACAGTGCCTACAAAATGCATTGGCTCCTAACTCCTAAGATTCAAGTATTCAACAACTGAACTCGGTCAATCCAGCGAGTGCGCTTGCAAATATGCATTTCCAATAACAAACCACGACTAGTTGAATATATGTATGCAGTTCGACTGGCTACCACTTCAGAACTCAGCTTCAAGCATAGAACACCATTTTTTCGTATCTTCTAGCTCATATGCATGCTGATAATTGTTGGTTAACCATTTCTAGAACGCTGGCATGGTCTTGTTTATCACGGCTTGCATCGAGATCTGAGATGTGCATTTCGCTGTTTGGAACTTATAAGTTCTGGGAAGTTTGACAGGATATCTTGGCCTGATAGATTTCTGAAAACTGATTACATTGTCTACTGAATTTTTAGCTTAATAAAGCACATGATGCACAGCAATTCCTTGGTACAGTTCGTACAAAATACATTTGCTCCTAACTCCTAAGATTTAAGTATTCAACAACTGAACTCAGCCAATCCAGTGAGTGTGCTTGCAAATATGCATTTCCAATGAACAAACAACGACTAGTTGATATCTCTGTGCAGTTCAACTAGCTACCAATTCAGAACTCAGCTTCAGGAATAGCACAACATTTCTGCATATCTTCTTGCTCATATCCATGCTGACATTTGTTGATTAACCATTCCTAGAACACCGGCATGGCCTTGTTTATCGCAGTTTGCAAGACATCTGAGATGTGCATTTCGCTCTTTGCGTGCAGTACGATCAGGACAAAGCGAGCTCGTCCCAAGAGCAGTGCCACGCTGAGAATCAAGACTCCAGTGGCGTCTCCTCCTGGAGGGGAGGGTGGTCCGGAGGATAGGGACCACATGTACCGGGGTGTTCGGCAGCGCAGGTGGGGCAGGTGGGTCTCTGAAGTCCGTGAGCCCAACCGCGGCAAGCGACACTGGCTGGGCACCTTCGACACCGCCGTTGACGCCGCCCTCGCATACGACAGGGCCGCCGTGGCCATCTATGGCTCCCGCGCAATCGTCAACTTCCCATCTGCCTTCTTCATCTCCACCGCCCAGCCAGTGCAATGCCATTCCCCGTCTTCTTCTCCTGCCACTGCTGCCTCTGTCTTTGTTGAGCATAAGCTGAGGCCGATGCTCGCTGCTGCCTCTGTCCTTACTGAGCATGGAGTGAAGCCGATGATGGCTGCTGCCTCTATCCTTGATGAGCATGAAATAAAGCCGGTGATCACCGCCTCTGTCTCCGATGAGCGTGAAGTAAAGCCAATGGTCGCTGCTTCTGTCTTCGGTGAACGCGAAGTGAAGCCAATGGTCGCTGCCTCTGTCTTCCATGAGCGTGAAGTAAAGCCAATGGTCCCTGCCTCTGTCTTCGGTGAGCGTGAAGTGAAGCCAGTGGTCGCTGCTTCTGTCTTCGGTGAACGCGAAGTGAAGCCAATGGTCGCTGCCTCTGTCTTCCATGAGCGTGAAGTGAAGCCAATGGTCCCTGCCTCTGTCTTCGGTGAGCGTGAAGTGAGGCCAATGGTCGCTGCCTCTGTCTCCGGTGAGCGTGAAGTAAAGCCAATGGTTGCTGCCTCTGTCTTTGGTGAGCGCGAAGTGAAGCCAATGGTCGCTGCCTCTGTCTTCGGTGAGCATGAAGTCAAGCCGACGCCGGTGCACGGTGTTGGTGACGACACCTGGATCGCTCAGCATTGGGATGCTTCTTGGGCTGAGCGAGAGGAAGTTTATGCTGACTACCTCAAGGACATTGCCATGTATATTGATGTTGATGCTATCACTGAGAAACTGGTGTACCACCCTGGCATCTATGGTAAAGATTACCAGGTCGATGGGTTCGATGCTGAGTTCACCGTCTCGCCATTGTGGGAGCTGGGTGACTGAAATGGCAGCCGAAGGAGGATTTTTTTGCTGACTAGGGTAGCTTCGTTATGCTGGTAGCCATCCAGATCCTTTAGCTGAGCATATTACATACTTGATGTAGGTCAGGAGGGAGCCTTTCTCTGCAGGTCTGCATAGCGTTATGTTTGGTAGAACTGTAATGATATATGTAGATGATCATGCTGTGCATCGAATCACCTTCTCTAATTCGGACATGATGGGCGTCAGAATCTATGTCTTAACATTGGGTAAACAACGGTCTGATGCTATAGTTCGTTGCTAGTAACTCCGAGTATTAGAAGTGCAAGCCATTATCTTTGTTAGATACTCCTCCGTCCAACGTTTTTTGACACTGTCAACGTTCTTATATGGGATGGAGTGTCAAAAACGTATGTTATGGGACCGGGGGAGTATATGTTACATGTGTTTACTTGAGGAATTGCTAGAACACTGTCACGTGCACCACCAGTCTACTACAAGCAAGTATTTCCCCATATCTAAGCCATGCAGCCAAGTGAGTGAGGACCCCACATAAATTCTAATCGTAGATTGTGTTTTAAATTCTCATGTAAACATACCACAACTTGATCTGCATGTGAGTGTAGTTTCATACAAGTTACAAAATGCTAAACCACACAGCAAACTTGTGGGCTGGAGTAGAGCTACGGCGTGCGTTTTTCATGCTGATGATCTTGTGGGCGACAAAGATGGAATGCGACCCTGTGAACCTATTAGCATCGGGTTCTCtcgggtgcagaagaagatggaggTAATGTTGTTGAGATTAACATGACACAAGATGCACCTGATCAAATGTCCCAAGATATCTAATAGCGGTAAGTTTGTTGAAGAATGTTGAAATGATGAGAATTTGTGGAGTTTTGTGATGTGCTAGTCCTATGTAATGCTGTGAATTTGTTTAGGTGCCCCTTTTCTATGCAATGGTATTGGTCTTTGCAAATGGTTAGGCCATGTTGTAAATTATGTTCATGTACTCTCTTCTAGTCTTCACTGTGATGCGATGGATATTCACATGATCATTCTCTTATGTCCTCACACCATGAACCTGTCAAAgattttgtgtgatttactaggggTTCTACTATCCGCAACTTCCTCAAACTTGTGTTTACAGTGATTGACAATGTTGCAGAAGTAATTCACTCTAAATAGTTCGGCAATAACAGATGCAGCATCTGATTGTAATATCACAAAAGATATACAAGCACACATTCATTGCATCATTTGACTTTCACTTCACTAACCTAACAAATTCAACAAGCAACATACAAATGCATATCATCCTTATCCAAACAAGATCCTCACATTGCATCCAACCCATGTGCTAGCACACCATGGCCACCTGCAAGAACTACAACTGCATCCTTCTCTTTTGCACTATCCTCTCTACTCTCTATTATCCACATTCTCATTTGTGCCTTGTCTTGTGATCCCGTCGATGGACCGCCACGACCATTGCTGGAGCTCCGTTGCCTGCCAACAACATCTGCATGTTGCTACCACCATGACTAGCTGACCACCATCGCTGGAGCTCCCGTGCCGAATACCCAAGCACACATGTTCCTTGGAGAACACGAGATACTACCACATTTTGTCAATGGATCCTTCTATGTTGGTTAGACTGCAAAAGAATACAGTACTTCAGTAGTACTGTATTTTTTTTTCCTGGCCTCTTTCGGAATCTCGAAGGACATCACACAAGTTGAGATTGCTCAAGGCCGAAATAAGGACTGTCCGACCTCCACGGGACAAATTCCTGGCTCACCATCTGCTAAGAAGTTTCTCAAAGCGGaatacttgtcagagaaatggatgtattttagttctagatacattcatttttatccatttcagcgacaagtaattccggacggagggggtATTTTGTACTAGTTCGGAGGCATAGATTTAGACATAAGAAAATCCCAGACTTAGCTTTTAGCAAAACCATTTTGTGTTCCCTGAGAGAAGATTGCATGACATGCGCTTCAAATTTAGCATAATTGCTATTCTTGGACGCGAGATCGACCCGCCTAGATCGAACAATCCACTAAGCTTGCAGTTCCTAGCCACAAGAATCCAACTAAACAAGCTGAGCTCATATATATTCTCAAGGCTACCATGTTCTGAAACTTTTTTGACATGTCATTGTTTTCTCTGGTATTCGCCTCCTCCTCACATCCACCATGCAAACCGCCATTGAAGAAACAGCCTGACGAGGCCACGGTCGTCGGGCAAGAGGAACCACGGGCGACCGCGCCACCGCCAACGACGCCGGGCCGGAGGAATTGATGAGATGGAGAAGGTGGACTGCTATGTTGTGCCGCAGACCACGGGCACCAGCCGGAACATCTTCCAGGGCGGCAGCCCGCTGTCGTCGTCGCTGCCCCTCCTCGGCGTGCAGCtcgtcctcatcgtcgtcgtcaccCGTGTCCTCTACCTCCTCTGCAGGCCGCTCAAGCAGCCCCGCGTCGTGACCGACATCATGGTACGCTAGCTCCATAATTTGACAAGATCATCGGCTTGAATCGATCTCTTGGGGTGGATGTGGATCGATGGAGAAAGTGTTTACTCAATTCGGTGCTGATTTCAGGCCGGCATTATACTTGGCCCGTCGCTGCTGTGTCGCTACGAGTGGTTCAAGCAGCTGGTGTTCCCGGCGAGGGGGGAGCCGGTGCTGAACACGGTGGCCACGTTCGGCCTCATGTACGTCATCTTCCTCATCGGCGTGCGGATGGACCCGATGCAAGCCCTCCGGTCCGGCAAGAAGGGCGTCACGATCGGCCTCTCCGGCTTCCTCATCGCGCTGGGCCTGACGGCGTCGGGGTTTTCCGGCGACGCTCTGTCCAAGGAGGAGGATCATATGTCGACGCGGCTCACGTTCCAGTTCGCGCTCGCGGCCACGCTCTCGCTCACGTCCTTCGCGGTGCTCTCGCCGATCCTCTCTGAGCTCAACCTCCTCAACTCGGACCTCGGCCGCATCGCCATGTCGGCGTCCATGACCACGGACGGCATCGCGTGGCTCATCATGGTGGGATACGTGCTCGCCGAGGCCTACCTCGTGTCCCCCGCCACGTCGCTCTGGGCCTTCACGTCGGTGGCGGCGCTCGTCGCCTTCATACTGCTGGTCGTGCGCCCGATCGCGCTGCTGGTGATCGAGCGCACGCCGTCGGGCAGCCCGGTGGACGAGGCgtacgtcttcttcttcctcctcatcgtgcTCCTGGTGGGGCTCTACAGCGACATCATCGGGACCAACTCGTTCCACGGCGCGCTCATGCTGGGGCTGGCGATCCCCGACGGGCCGCCGCTGGGCACGGCGCTCGGCGAGAAGATCGAGGCCATGGTGACCGGGCTGATCCTGCCGCTCTACTACACCATGACCGGGCTCAgcaccgacatgtgggagatacacTGGGGGAGGCTGCAGTTGATCCTGCTCCTTGGGTGGTTCGGGAAGCTCGCCGGCGTCCTGGCGTCGTCGCTGTGCCTTGACATCCCGCCGCTGGACGCCGTGTCTCTCAGCCTCTTCATGAACTCCAAGGGCATCGTCGAGGTCATCACCTTCAGCTTCTTCGTCACCAATAAGGTGACTAATATAACTTATCTGAATCGATCGATCTC encodes:
- the LOC119308150 gene encoding dehydration-responsive element-binding protein 2D-like produces the protein MPVEGAVGIKGEEMEQASATTPTTSTIRTKRARPKSSATLRIKTPVASPPGGEGGPEDRDHMYRGVRQRRWGRWVSEVREPNRGKRHWLGTFDTAVDAALAYDRAAVAIYGSRAIVNFPSAFFISTAQPVQCHSPSSSPATAASVFVEHKLRPMLAAASVLTEHGVKPMMAAASILDEHEIKPVITASVSDEREVKPMVAASVFGEREVKPMVAASVFHEREVKPMVPASVFGEREVKPVVAASVFGEREVKPMVAASVFHEREVKPMVPASVFGEREVRPMVAASVSGEREVKPMVAASVFGEREVKPMVAASVFGEHEVKPTPVHGVGDDTWIAQHWDASWAEREEVYADYLKDIAMYIDVDAITEKLVYHPGIYGKDYQVDGFDAEFTVSPLWELGD
- the LOC119308159 gene encoding cation/H(+) antiporter 15-like, which translates into the protein MEKVDCYVVPQTTGTSRNIFQGGSPLSSSLPLLGVQLVLIVVVTRVLYLLCRPLKQPRVVTDIMAGIILGPSLLCRYEWFKQLVFPARGEPVLNTVATFGLMYVIFLIGVRMDPMQALRSGKKGVTIGLSGFLIALGLTASGFSGDALSKEEDHMSTRLTFQFALAATLSLTSFAVLSPILSELNLLNSDLGRIAMSASMTTDGIAWLIMVGYVLAEAYLVSPATSLWAFTSVAALVAFILLVVRPIALLVIERTPSGSPVDEAYVFFFLLIVLLVGLYSDIIGTNSFHGALMLGLAIPDGPPLGTALGEKIEAMVTGLILPLYYTMTGLSTDMWEIHWGRLQLILLLGWFGKLAGVLASSLCLDIPPLDAVSLSLFMNSKGIVEVITFSFFVTNKLIDKHMFSDLVFSSVMITAVSVPVASCLYDPARRYAVYKRRTVQHLKADADLRILACIHDESHVQGTLSLLEASHATPQTPVALCLLQLVEIAGRSAPVFIPHKLRRSASSRIGPTSSASAQSTDSDRIINAFLQYEQRHPEGAVSMQSFTTISPYSSMHDEVCRLAVDKRTSLILLHYHKRHMLAGGMRAAMGLRVVNRKVLEVAPCSVGVFVDRNAGSVQEELVGDMEKIVEVLRGLDKAGYDLVIVGMRHRWYPVMSANGLSDWSECPELGVIGDLLASSDFDTPYSVLIMKQQDQGGLNAAVPGAQDVWHGDDGAAAPTPERVMTTAVSSRYRQ